The following are encoded together in the Fundidesulfovibrio putealis DSM 16056 genome:
- a CDS encoding type VI secretion protein IcmF/TssM N-terminal domain-containing protein has product MKNILLIVLKIFLWLLLFAAIGVGAWYLAQWRGWPNWAAAAIGCGVAGLIVGAVFFRRWWFRRQERSFVKRVVEQDTASISAAQGEKARLLRDVEDRFARAVEILRGSQLRQQGDPIYVKPWFLVMGETGSGKSLALRRAKLASILTDVGQDRQPSPTRNVDFWFADDAVILDTAGRYAIPQDEARDREEWERFLSLLVKHRRKEPLNGLVLVISADKAADSSDEALVDYAVSLRRRVNELMRVIGAKFPVFVLVTKMDQILGMNGLVDQLGNDELLQAMGALNENTLLPAVNGLEEGLARVVSRLKDLRLLLPCDPASMDPAYLMLPDEMARLGAKLKVFTGALFADNPYLETPLFRGVFFSSARQEGPAHVMAEDLTDVAAQLSERAATDRGAFLHDVFSRFLPMDRNLFTPMLEFLRWRSKTRFAGVVAWLFLMFCMAGLLTLSYTHNDRALRVISSEFSALPELTGAMDSKLLAVDQFRRQVIRMETVNNDWFLPRMGLTQSLSGEARVKTAYSNLFREQVLKPLDASMRASVDALDNRASETAIGMYIGHMVWRIELLKAKQRGASLEEMRKIPAYPDAVLTQVDPKLVPELAPFFNDCYLDYLYWQPWDETLAQHLADFKVRLTRLASLKDGQMQWLVDWANTRPYLHPVTLNDFWGGVGQVSGQDAFVPAGYTAEGKKAIEGFIKEFDQAVDNPKAFQNKIDAFWSWYTNQYYLSWNQFALGFHAGYGFLLDDTDKRKMAARMPTFASPYFAMLERMAKDLEALKKTSSEPAWAGEVRRFHIVMEQARSQIKNEPLLEKGKEKIDVTLQRVAGDVDPRESRQFENLLAATGKLQEYQKALTDMIPGVATPEAAYQFVGSTMGGSGGGGGGSAGGSGDAAAPAAGPSAKSPAQAAEAALMGMNALLGASIGATSDAFSQVVSGPLAFFVLFATEQASCELQRLWESRVLAEAAGLPQAKYRAALFDKKDGLVWKFVNGPAKPFLTREIRGWAAKSWMRVTFPIHRNFLTFLDEGGQEVQEVQPEYDVIVKTVPTTVNPEARQKPYLTTLTLNCGNQQQTLANYNFLDSASFKWKSDGCGDTIVTITFNDLTISKTYPGVNGFALFLKDFRNGGSKTYTPDDFPGQKDMLGSLGVKRIQVNYVFDGNQPIIRLLSVTPTTLPQSICECVR; this is encoded by the coding sequence ATGAAGAATATCCTGCTCATCGTCCTGAAAATCTTCCTATGGCTGCTCCTGTTCGCGGCCATCGGCGTCGGAGCCTGGTATCTGGCCCAGTGGCGCGGCTGGCCCAATTGGGCCGCAGCGGCCATCGGCTGCGGCGTGGCCGGGCTCATCGTGGGCGCGGTGTTCTTCAGGCGCTGGTGGTTCCGCCGCCAGGAACGCAGCTTCGTCAAGCGCGTGGTGGAACAGGACACTGCCTCCATCTCGGCTGCCCAGGGCGAGAAGGCCCGGCTGCTGCGCGACGTGGAAGACCGCTTCGCCCGCGCGGTGGAGATCCTGCGCGGCTCGCAACTGCGCCAGCAGGGCGACCCCATCTATGTGAAGCCCTGGTTCCTGGTGATGGGCGAGACCGGCTCGGGCAAGTCCCTGGCGCTTCGCCGGGCCAAGCTTGCCTCCATCCTCACTGACGTCGGGCAGGACCGCCAGCCCTCGCCCACGCGCAACGTGGACTTCTGGTTCGCGGACGATGCCGTCATCCTGGACACCGCCGGGCGCTACGCCATCCCCCAGGACGAGGCCCGCGACCGCGAGGAGTGGGAACGTTTCCTGTCCCTGTTGGTCAAACACCGGCGCAAGGAGCCTTTGAACGGGCTGGTGCTGGTGATATCCGCCGACAAGGCCGCCGACTCTTCCGACGAGGCGCTGGTGGACTACGCCGTGAGCCTGCGTCGGCGCGTCAACGAGCTGATGCGGGTCATCGGGGCCAAGTTCCCGGTGTTCGTGCTGGTCACCAAGATGGACCAGATACTTGGCATGAACGGACTTGTGGACCAGCTTGGCAACGACGAATTGCTCCAGGCCATGGGCGCGCTGAACGAGAACACGCTGCTCCCGGCCGTGAACGGCCTGGAGGAGGGCCTGGCCCGCGTGGTGTCGCGGCTTAAGGACCTGCGCCTGCTGCTGCCCTGCGATCCCGCCTCCATGGACCCGGCCTACCTCATGCTGCCCGACGAGATGGCCCGCCTGGGCGCGAAGCTCAAGGTGTTCACCGGGGCGCTGTTCGCGGACAATCCCTACCTGGAGACGCCGCTGTTTCGGGGCGTGTTCTTTTCCAGCGCCCGTCAGGAAGGCCCGGCCCACGTGATGGCCGAGGACCTGACCGACGTGGCCGCGCAGCTCTCCGAGCGCGCAGCCACCGACCGGGGAGCCTTCCTGCACGACGTGTTCTCGCGCTTTTTACCCATGGACCGCAACCTGTTCACGCCGATGCTGGAGTTCCTGCGCTGGCGCTCCAAGACGCGCTTCGCGGGCGTGGTGGCCTGGCTGTTCCTCATGTTCTGCATGGCCGGACTCCTGACCCTCTCCTACACCCATAACGATCGCGCCCTGCGGGTGATCTCCTCCGAATTTTCCGCCCTGCCGGAGCTGACCGGAGCCATGGACTCCAAGCTCCTGGCCGTGGACCAGTTCCGCCGCCAGGTCATCCGCATGGAGACCGTCAACAACGACTGGTTCCTGCCGCGCATGGGCCTGACCCAGAGCCTCTCCGGAGAGGCCAGGGTCAAGACCGCCTACTCGAACCTCTTCCGCGAACAGGTGCTCAAGCCCCTGGACGCCTCCATGCGCGCCTCCGTGGACGCCCTGGACAACCGCGCCTCGGAGACGGCCATCGGTATGTACATCGGCCACATGGTCTGGCGCATCGAGCTTTTGAAGGCCAAGCAGCGCGGGGCCTCCCTGGAGGAGATGCGCAAGATCCCCGCCTATCCCGACGCCGTGCTCACCCAGGTGGACCCCAAGCTGGTGCCCGAGCTGGCCCCCTTCTTCAACGACTGCTACCTGGACTACCTCTACTGGCAGCCCTGGGACGAAACCCTGGCCCAGCATCTGGCCGACTTCAAGGTGCGCCTCACCCGCCTGGCCTCCCTCAAGGACGGGCAGATGCAGTGGCTGGTGGACTGGGCCAACACCAGGCCCTACCTGCATCCGGTCACGCTCAATGACTTCTGGGGCGGCGTGGGCCAGGTCTCCGGGCAGGACGCCTTCGTCCCGGCGGGCTACACGGCGGAAGGCAAGAAGGCCATCGAGGGCTTCATCAAGGAATTCGACCAGGCCGTGGACAACCCCAAGGCCTTCCAGAACAAGATCGACGCCTTCTGGAGTTGGTACACCAACCAGTACTACCTCTCCTGGAACCAGTTCGCCCTGGGCTTCCACGCGGGCTACGGCTTCCTGCTGGACGACACCGACAAGCGCAAGATGGCCGCGCGCATGCCCACCTTCGCCAGCCCCTATTTCGCCATGCTGGAGCGCATGGCCAAGGACCTGGAGGCCCTCAAGAAGACCTCCAGCGAGCCCGCCTGGGCAGGCGAGGTCCGGCGCTTCCACATCGTCATGGAGCAGGCCAGGTCCCAGATCAAGAACGAGCCGCTCCTGGAGAAGGGCAAGGAAAAGATCGACGTGACCCTGCAACGCGTGGCGGGTGACGTGGACCCGCGCGAATCCAGGCAGTTCGAGAACCTCCTGGCCGCCACCGGCAAGCTGCAGGAATACCAGAAGGCCCTGACCGACATGATTCCGGGCGTGGCCACGCCTGAGGCGGCGTATCAGTTCGTGGGCTCCACAATGGGAGGATCTGGGGGAGGTGGGGGCGGTTCTGCGGGAGGTTCTGGCGACGCAGCGGCTCCCGCTGCCGGGCCTTCCGCGAAGTCTCCGGCCCAGGCCGCCGAGGCCGCGCTCATGGGCATGAACGCGCTGCTCGGAGCATCCATCGGGGCCACATCGGACGCCTTCAGCCAGGTGGTCAGCGGGCCTCTGGCCTTCTTCGTGCTCTTTGCCACGGAGCAGGCCTCCTGCGAGCTGCAACGCCTCTGGGAGAGCCGCGTGCTGGCCGAAGCCGCCGGGCTGCCCCAGGCCAAGTATCGCGCCGCCCTGTTCGACAAGAAGGACGGGCTGGTCTGGAAGTTCGTGAACGGCCCGGCCAAGCCGTTCCTCACCCGCGAGATCAGGGGCTGGGCCGCCAAGAGCTGGATGCGCGTCACGTTCCCCATCCACCGCAACTTCCTCACCTTCCTGGACGAAGGCGGGCAGGAAGTGCAGGAGGTGCAGCCGGAATACGACGTGATCGTCAAGACCGTGCCCACCACCGTGAACCCCGAGGCGCGCCAGAAACCCTATCTGACCACGCTGACGCTCAACTGCGGCAACCAGCAGCAGACCCTCGCCAACTACAACTTCCTGGACTCCGCCTCGTTCAAGTGGAAGTCCGACGGCTGCGGCGACACCATCGTGACCATCACCTTCAACGACCTCACCATCTCCAAGACCTACCCGGGCGTGAACGGCTTCGCGCTGTTCCTCAAGGACTTCCGCAACGGCGGCTCCAAGACCTATACGCCGGACGACTTCCCCGGACAGAAGGACATGCTCGGCTCGCTCGGCGTGAAGCGTATTCAGGTGAACTACGTGTTCGACGGCAACCAGCCCATCATCCGGCTGCTGTCCGTGACGCCCACGACGCTGCCCCAGAGCATCTGCGAGTGCGTGAGATAA
- a CDS encoding calcium:proton antiporter: MKAPTFLPVWTIAAPIAAWVLFAGLSLGLGGAYQILLAAGMLGSVLAGVHHAEVVAHRVGEPFGTLVLAVAVTVIEVALIVSLMLAGGPETTALARDTVFAAVMIILNAIVGLCLLVGGVRFGEQCFGLYGVSAALTTLVAISVLTLILPNYTTSVLGPMYSDSQLIFIAVVSLVLYGTFVLVQAVRHRDYFLPEDGEGDEEKHAPPPPTRIALTSLGLLVICLAAVVLLAKALAPGIEAGVAAMGAPKTLVGIIIAGVVLLPEGLSAVQAARANRLQTSLNLALGSALASIGLTIPAVALVSMYTGMTLTLGIDMKSTVLFLLSLFVSVLSLATGRTTILQGVVLLMVFAVYLLTSIIP, encoded by the coding sequence ATGAAAGCCCCAACGTTTCTCCCTGTGTGGACCATCGCCGCGCCGATCGCCGCGTGGGTTCTCTTCGCAGGCCTGAGTCTCGGCCTGGGAGGCGCGTATCAGATCCTCCTGGCAGCCGGGATGCTCGGCAGCGTGCTGGCTGGCGTGCATCACGCCGAAGTCGTGGCGCACAGGGTTGGCGAACCCTTCGGCACCCTGGTGCTGGCCGTGGCGGTCACGGTCATCGAGGTCGCGCTCATCGTCTCGCTGATGCTGGCGGGCGGTCCCGAGACCACGGCCCTGGCACGCGACACCGTGTTCGCGGCGGTGATGATCATCCTGAACGCCATCGTCGGGCTCTGCCTGCTGGTGGGCGGGGTTCGGTTCGGCGAACAGTGTTTCGGCCTCTACGGCGTGAGCGCCGCGCTGACCACCCTGGTCGCCATTTCCGTGCTGACGCTCATCCTGCCCAACTACACGACCAGCGTGCTCGGCCCCATGTACAGCGACAGCCAGCTGATCTTCATCGCGGTGGTCTCACTGGTGCTCTACGGCACCTTCGTGCTGGTGCAGGCCGTGCGGCACAGGGACTACTTCCTGCCCGAGGACGGGGAAGGCGACGAGGAGAAACATGCACCTCCGCCGCCGACGCGCATCGCGCTCACCAGCCTGGGCCTCTTGGTCATCTGTCTTGCGGCTGTTGTCCTGCTGGCAAAGGCCCTGGCTCCGGGCATCGAAGCCGGGGTTGCCGCCATGGGAGCGCCGAAAACACTAGTGGGCATCATCATCGCGGGAGTCGTGCTGCTGCCCGAAGGCCTCTCAGCCGTTCAGGCCGCCAGAGCCAACCGCCTCCAGACCAGCCTGAACCTGGCGCTGGGGTCCGCACTGGCCAGCATCGGCCTGACCATCCCGGCGGTTGCCCTGGTGTCCATGTACACCGGCATGACCCTGACGCTCGGGATCGACATGAAGTCCACCGTGCTGTTCCTGCTCTCGCTCTTTGTCTCCGTGCTCTCGCTGGCCACGGGTCGCACCACCATCCTCCAGGGCGTGGTGCTCCTGATGGTCTTCGCCGTGTACCTGCTCACGTCCATCATCCCCTAG
- a CDS encoding histone deacetylase family protein has product MLKAANPLGVVFFPAYDWAISPTHPERQERLLYTQDQLREEGLFDIEGIREYKPDVAKAHDVDLAHFTFPEVEEVLTSSHLISAGGAMRAARLVMEHEAKRAFALVRPPGHHAMKVVHGTRGFCTVNIEAVMVEYLRERYGVRRIAIVDTDCHHGDGTQDIYWNDPDVLFISIHQDGRTIYPGSGFPYELGGPTAMGATCNIPLLPGTGDQGILHMLDSVVLPLLDRFQPEIIINSAGQDNHFSDPITNMSFSAQGYAELTRRLNAHIAVLEGGYSIQGALPYVNLGICLAMAGVDASSVTEPDYDPERVKQEQRITDYTASLSDQLLAYFLDPPKLPKHGRVEGEWFIRDKEIHYDTDGIFERQVEKVHLCGQCSGTVVIESRAGSGPQCLGVQIPLNACNACREKGHEAFEMGQRSRNFRRAMLVDRPGKSVKRVLI; this is encoded by the coding sequence ATGCTGAAAGCCGCGAATCCCCTCGGCGTGGTGTTCTTCCCGGCCTACGACTGGGCCATCAGCCCCACGCACCCCGAGCGCCAGGAGCGCCTGCTCTACACCCAGGACCAGCTGCGCGAGGAAGGCCTCTTCGACATCGAAGGCATCCGCGAATACAAGCCGGACGTGGCCAAGGCCCACGATGTGGATCTTGCGCACTTCACCTTTCCCGAAGTGGAGGAGGTGCTCACCTCCTCGCACCTGATCTCCGCCGGCGGAGCCATGCGCGCCGCCCGGCTGGTGATGGAGCACGAGGCCAAGCGCGCCTTCGCCCTGGTGCGCCCTCCCGGACACCACGCCATGAAGGTGGTGCACGGCACGCGCGGCTTCTGCACCGTGAACATCGAGGCCGTGATGGTGGAATACCTGCGCGAGCGCTACGGCGTGCGCCGCATCGCCATCGTGGACACCGACTGCCACCACGGAGACGGCACCCAGGACATCTACTGGAACGACCCGGACGTGCTGTTCATCTCCATCCACCAGGACGGTCGCACCATCTACCCCGGCTCCGGCTTCCCCTACGAACTGGGCGGGCCGACAGCCATGGGAGCGACCTGCAACATCCCGCTTTTGCCCGGCACCGGCGACCAGGGCATCCTGCACATGCTGGACTCCGTGGTTTTGCCGCTGCTGGACCGCTTCCAGCCGGAAATCATCATCAACTCCGCCGGGCAGGACAACCACTTTTCCGACCCCATCACCAACATGTCCTTCTCCGCCCAGGGCTACGCGGAGCTGACCCGCCGCCTGAACGCGCACATCGCCGTGCTGGAAGGCGGCTACTCCATCCAGGGCGCGCTGCCCTACGTGAACCTGGGCATCTGCCTGGCCATGGCCGGGGTGGACGCCTCCAGCGTCACCGAGCCCGACTACGACCCCGAGCGCGTCAAGCAGGAGCAGCGCATCACCGACTACACCGCCTCGCTCTCCGACCAGCTCCTCGCCTATTTCCTGGACCCGCCCAAACTCCCCAAGCACGGCCGCGTGGAAGGGGAATGGTTCATCCGCGACAAGGAAATCCACTACGACACCGACGGCATCTTCGAACGTCAGGTGGAAAAGGTCCACCTGTGCGGGCAGTGCTCCGGCACGGTGGTCATCGAGAGCCGCGCCGGGTCCGGGCCGCAGTGCCTGGGGGTGCAGATTCCCCTGAACGCCTGCAACGCCTGCCGCGAAAAAGGGCACGAGGCCTTCGAGATGGGGCAGCGCTCCAGGAATTTCAGGCGGGCCATGCTGGTGGACAGACCGGGGAAGAGTGTGAAGAGGGTGCTGATTTAA
- a CDS encoding hydantoinase/oxoprolinase family protein, with product MLLGIDVGGTHTDAVLVGTDGLKAWAKAKTNHADLMSSIREVLGLIVPKAQGAPITRLNLSTTLSTNAIVEGRTEPVGVFVASGPGIDARAYAVGQHFRIIPGATDHRGRVTSPLDEAVARQHAAHCKDAGISVYACVGKFSPRNPDFEEALRAVVHPQADFVSCGHEFSGQLGFGRRIHTAAYNASVWRVFNRFADAVQRCALEFGLSAQVNILKADGGTMPLSMSRTFPVESILSGPAASVMGIIAVCDIAQDSVILDIGGTTTDIALFADGAPLIEPEGAVISGLPTLVRALKSRSIGIGGDSAITVLEGQVRVGPRRLGPCMAEGGQHPTLTDALNVLGAAELGDVSASRRGLNEMAARHGTDGRTLAQDAALAAVTSIRAAVIDLTRAVNDRPVYTIYELLDGKRLIPRTVYVMGGPAQAIAGLLAESFPEDVVVPESYAVANAIGAALSRPTLSAELFADTQRGRMLIPGLDVEEEIDADYDLAQAQDDAARFLRGHLDNASIHDPDALVETVEAQSFNMVEDSALVGRSIRVKCQIKPGVLPGFRKAVCCKC from the coding sequence ATGCTGCTAGGCATAGACGTGGGGGGCACGCACACGGACGCCGTTCTTGTGGGGACGGATGGTCTGAAAGCCTGGGCCAAGGCCAAGACGAACCACGCGGACCTGATGTCGTCCATCCGCGAGGTTCTGGGCTTGATCGTGCCCAAGGCCCAGGGTGCGCCCATCACCCGCCTGAACCTGTCCACCACCCTGTCCACCAACGCCATCGTCGAGGGCCGCACCGAGCCTGTGGGCGTGTTCGTGGCCTCGGGGCCGGGCATCGACGCGCGCGCCTACGCCGTGGGCCAGCACTTCCGCATCATCCCCGGAGCCACCGACCACCGGGGCCGCGTCACCTCCCCCCTGGACGAGGCCGTTGCCCGCCAGCACGCCGCCCACTGCAAGGACGCCGGAATCAGCGTGTACGCCTGCGTGGGCAAGTTCTCGCCGCGCAATCCGGATTTCGAGGAGGCGCTTCGCGCGGTAGTGCATCCGCAGGCTGACTTCGTCAGCTGCGGGCACGAATTTTCCGGCCAGCTTGGCTTCGGGCGGCGCATCCACACCGCCGCCTACAACGCCTCGGTCTGGCGGGTGTTCAACCGCTTCGCGGACGCCGTGCAGCGCTGCGCCCTGGAGTTCGGCCTGAGCGCCCAGGTGAACATCCTCAAGGCCGACGGCGGCACCATGCCGCTCTCCATGTCGCGCACCTTTCCCGTGGAGTCCATCCTGTCCGGCCCGGCCGCCTCGGTCATGGGCATCATCGCCGTGTGCGACATCGCCCAGGACTCGGTCATCCTGGACATCGGCGGCACCACCACCGACATCGCCCTCTTCGCCGACGGCGCGCCGCTCATCGAGCCGGAAGGCGCGGTCATCTCCGGGCTGCCCACCCTGGTGCGCGCCCTCAAGAGCCGCTCCATCGGCATCGGGGGCGACTCGGCAATCACCGTGCTGGAGGGCCAGGTCCGCGTCGGCCCGCGCAGGCTCGGCCCCTGCATGGCCGAGGGAGGGCAGCACCCCACCCTCACCGACGCGCTGAACGTGCTGGGCGCAGCCGAATTGGGCGACGTTTCCGCCTCGCGCCGTGGCCTGAACGAGATGGCCGCCAGACACGGCACGGACGGGCGCACCCTGGCCCAGGACGCTGCCCTGGCCGCCGTCACCTCCATCCGCGCCGCAGTCATCGACCTGACCCGCGCCGTGAACGACCGCCCCGTCTACACCATCTACGAGCTTCTTGACGGCAAGCGCCTGATCCCGCGCACCGTGTACGTGATGGGCGGCCCGGCCCAGGCCATTGCAGGGCTCCTGGCCGAATCCTTCCCCGAAGACGTGGTCGTGCCGGAGAGCTACGCCGTGGCCAACGCCATCGGCGCGGCCCTGTCGCGCCCGACCCTCTCGGCAGAACTTTTCGCCGACACCCAGCGCGGGCGCATGCTCATCCCCGGCCTTGACGTGGAAGAGGAGATCGACGCCGACTACGACCTCGCACAGGCCCAGGACGACGCCGCCCGCTTCCTGCGCGGGCATCTGGACAACGCCAGCATCCACGACCCGGATGCCCTGGTGGAGACCGTTGAGGCCCAGTCCTTCAACATGGTGGAGGACAGCGCCCTGGTTGGCCGCTCCATCCGCGTGAAGTGCCAGATCAAGCCCGGAGTGCTCCCGGGATTCCGCAAGGCGGTGTGCTGCAAATGCTGA
- a CDS encoding NupC/NupG family nucleoside CNT transporter, which yields MLQSAFGLCVLVFLAWLLSVNRRRFPWRMLLGGVALQFAIAGLMLKVPVFSGVFMALNKIVLAMEDATRAGTTFVFGYVGGGPLPFAEPRPGAGFILAFQALPLVIVIAALTSLFYYWRILPRVVRGFSWVLQKSLGIGGALGVGAAGNVLLGMIEAPLLIRPYLVQMTRSELFALMATGLSCIAGTMLMLYAAVLGGVIPDALGHILTASVIHAPAALAIAAVMLPETQTPTLGQDIPPSPATGAMDAVARGTWDGLQLLLNIVAMLIAFIALVKLVNIGLDLFPHAGGAPLTLQRVLGWLLAPVAWLLGVPWQEAQTAGSLLGTKVVLNEFIAFIDMANLPSGALGERTRLILAYAMCSFANFGSVGILIGGIGALCPERRTEIAELSMRALAAGFIASLMTGTVVGVLFP from the coding sequence CGTAAACCGCAGGCGCTTCCCCTGGCGCATGCTGCTCGGCGGCGTGGCGCTCCAGTTCGCCATCGCGGGCCTCATGCTGAAAGTCCCGGTGTTCTCCGGCGTGTTCATGGCGCTGAACAAGATCGTCCTGGCCATGGAGGACGCCACCCGCGCGGGCACGACCTTCGTGTTCGGCTACGTGGGCGGCGGCCCCCTGCCCTTTGCCGAGCCCCGGCCCGGTGCGGGCTTCATCCTGGCCTTTCAGGCCTTGCCGCTGGTCATCGTCATCGCGGCCCTCACCTCGCTGTTCTACTACTGGCGCATCCTGCCCCGCGTGGTTCGCGGCTTCTCCTGGGTGCTGCAAAAGAGCCTGGGCATCGGCGGGGCGCTTGGCGTCGGCGCGGCGGGCAACGTGCTCCTGGGCATGATCGAGGCGCCGCTGCTGATTAGGCCCTATCTTGTCCAGATGACCCGCAGCGAACTGTTCGCCCTCATGGCCACCGGCCTATCCTGCATCGCAGGGACCATGCTCATGCTCTACGCCGCCGTGCTTGGCGGCGTCATCCCGGACGCGCTGGGCCACATCCTGACGGCGTCCGTCATCCACGCTCCTGCTGCCCTGGCCATCGCGGCGGTCATGCTGCCTGAGACCCAAACCCCGACGCTGGGCCAGGACATCCCGCCCTCTCCGGCCACCGGAGCCATGGACGCCGTGGCGCGCGGCACCTGGGACGGCCTGCAGCTGCTCCTGAACATCGTCGCCATGCTCATCGCCTTCATCGCCCTGGTGAAGCTCGTGAACATCGGGCTGGACCTCTTTCCCCACGCCGGAGGCGCGCCGCTCACCCTGCAGCGGGTGCTGGGCTGGCTGCTGGCCCCTGTTGCCTGGCTGTTGGGCGTTCCCTGGCAGGAGGCCCAGACCGCCGGGAGCCTGCTTGGCACCAAGGTCGTCCTGAACGAGTTCATCGCCTTCATCGACATGGCCAACCTGCCATCAGGCGCGCTGGGTGAGCGCACCCGGCTCATCCTGGCCTACGCCATGTGCAGCTTCGCCAACTTCGGCAGCGTGGGCATCCTGATCGGCGGCATCGGCGCGCTGTGCCCGGAGCGGCGCACCGAGATCGCCGAATTGTCCATGCGCGCCCTGGCCGCAGGCTTCATCGCCTCCCTCATGACCGGCACCGTGGTCGGAGTGCTCTTCCCGTAA